One Natronosalvus halobius genomic region harbors:
- a CDS encoding DUF6069 family protein — protein sequence MASMEVTDNPAIEPSISLTRIAVYGLLAIVLTSFVNGLIRILAVTVFDVPNVFALWWEPVLIASMAGAIGATLVYGVLTRLSSRPNRTFTLIAVIVLVLSFAGPVNAYLSPPPGLADAPWSVFATLVVMHVAAAAIIIGVLTRTTNQEVASR from the coding sequence ATGGCCTCAATGGAAGTCACCGACAACCCAGCCATCGAACCGTCGATCAGTCTGACTCGGATTGCCGTCTACGGACTACTGGCGATCGTCCTCACCAGTTTCGTCAACGGACTCATTCGTATCCTCGCGGTCACCGTGTTCGATGTCCCGAACGTCTTCGCGCTCTGGTGGGAGCCAGTCCTCATCGCCTCAATGGCCGGGGCGATCGGAGCAACCCTCGTGTACGGTGTTCTGACTCGACTTTCGAGCCGACCGAACCGGACCTTCACGCTCATCGCCGTAATCGTGCTCGTCCTCTCGTTTGCCGGCCCAGTGAACGCATACCTGTCTCCGCCACCCGGCCTCGCTGACGCACCCTGGAGCGTGTTTGCCACGCTCGTCGTCATGCACGTGGCCGCCGCAGCTATCATTATCGGCGTGCTGACCCGCACCACGAACCAGGAGGTCGCATCCCGATGA
- a CDS encoding FAD-binding oxidoreductase, producing MAQHSIPDVQSEQFEAELHGDLIRPGDADYDSSRAVWNGMIDKQPALIARCRGAGDVISAVDFAREHDLLVAVRGGGHNVAGTAVCDDGLVIDLSEMRGVWVDPDAQTAWVQAGATWADVDHETQAFGLATPGGVVSKTGVAGLTLGGGIGHLRCKHGLSCDNLRSVDLVTADGTFVTASEDENPALFWGLRGGGGNFGVVTGFEFDLHPVGPEVATCLVFYSRDRLGECLRAYREYVASAPAEVSILALVGVMPDEELFPADAVDETKIAITGCYGGSAADGERALAPLREIAEPIADFSGPMPYVEYQQLFDADYPDGMRYYWKSLYLDGLSTSAIDRITYWSDVAPSPLSTVDVWQLGGAIAQVGVEESAFAGRHAPFLLGVEANWERPEDDDANLEWVRDCLDDMRQFSEGSVYLNFPGFLEEGEDMMRSTFGPTYERLVSLKNEYDPTNFFSLNQNITPSGRARAGDGSTS from the coding sequence ATGGCACAACACTCCATTCCCGACGTACAGAGTGAACAGTTCGAAGCAGAACTCCACGGGGACTTGATTCGTCCCGGCGATGCTGACTACGATAGCTCGCGGGCAGTGTGGAACGGGATGATCGACAAACAGCCGGCACTGATTGCCCGGTGTCGTGGCGCCGGAGACGTCATCAGCGCGGTGGACTTTGCCCGTGAGCACGACCTGCTCGTGGCAGTGCGTGGCGGCGGGCACAACGTCGCCGGGACCGCGGTCTGCGACGACGGGCTCGTCATTGATCTCTCGGAGATGAGAGGTGTGTGGGTGGACCCTGACGCGCAGACAGCGTGGGTCCAGGCTGGTGCCACGTGGGCAGATGTCGATCACGAGACCCAGGCTTTCGGTCTCGCAACGCCAGGCGGGGTCGTCTCGAAGACGGGTGTCGCAGGGCTCACTCTCGGCGGTGGCATCGGGCATCTTCGCTGTAAGCACGGACTCAGCTGTGACAACCTCCGGTCAGTCGACCTGGTCACCGCGGACGGCACGTTCGTGACTGCGAGCGAAGACGAGAACCCAGCCCTCTTCTGGGGACTCCGCGGTGGCGGCGGGAACTTCGGGGTGGTCACCGGCTTCGAGTTCGACCTCCACCCGGTCGGACCCGAGGTAGCGACTTGTCTCGTGTTCTATTCGAGGGACCGACTGGGCGAGTGTCTGCGGGCGTACCGCGAGTACGTCGCGTCGGCGCCCGCAGAAGTCAGCATACTCGCGTTAGTGGGCGTGATGCCCGACGAGGAACTCTTCCCGGCGGACGCAGTGGACGAAACCAAAATCGCCATCACGGGCTGTTACGGGGGGTCAGCCGCGGACGGTGAGCGTGCGCTCGCGCCCCTGCGGGAGATTGCCGAACCGATCGCCGACTTCAGCGGACCGATGCCGTACGTAGAATACCAGCAACTCTTCGATGCGGACTACCCCGATGGAATGCGCTACTACTGGAAGTCGCTGTACCTCGACGGCCTGTCGACGTCCGCTATCGATCGAATCACCTACTGGTCCGACGTGGCGCCGTCACCGCTGTCGACGGTCGATGTCTGGCAGTTAGGGGGCGCGATTGCCCAGGTGGGTGTGGAGGAGAGTGCGTTTGCAGGGCGTCACGCTCCGTTCCTGCTGGGCGTCGAAGCGAACTGGGAACGCCCGGAGGACGACGATGCCAACCTCGAATGGGTGCGCGACTGTCTCGACGATATGCGCCAGTTCTCAGAGGGGTCGGTATACCTGAACTTCCCGGGATTCCTCGAAGAAGGTGAGGACATGATGCGGTCCACGTTCGGACCGACATACGAGCGGTTGGTCTCGCTCAAGAACGAGTACGATCCGACGAATTTCTTCAGCCTTAACCAGAATATCACACCGTCCGGACGCGCTCGAGCCGGCGATGGGAGCACTTCATGA
- a CDS encoding DUF7512 family protein, producing the protein MLVASAFDEFGQAGATVGFVLAEALVLYVGYGALVRVASPAISENS; encoded by the coding sequence CTGCTGGTCGCCTCGGCTTTCGACGAGTTCGGGCAGGCTGGCGCCACGGTTGGTTTCGTTCTGGCGGAAGCGCTCGTGCTATACGTCGGATACGGAGCACTGGTGCGGGTTGCTAGTCCGGCCATCAGCGAAAACTCGTGA
- a CDS encoding AAA family ATPase produces MLCNSATRQDRVGEVARELRTVLPAPESKEDAEAAIRQLEALVNDLKANAENKRKAPQAGYIPAFLSYFWHIRESDRIPIYHQSSRSAYKKLGIWSPVDSLDAAYRIFWETTDEIRQLIDENRDETPHLWEVEFAILNYDTRPHGPGEIEDDEEQSNTDVADEETLETYAAYEDTGTTLPDDFAVDVTDLYFPEIDELRQRIQTALQNGKHVLLVGPPGTGKTKLAKEICRSAVEDEFKMATATADWSTFDTIGGYQPDREDNLVFKPGVFLDRFQNDEAQPQNQWLIVDEINRADIDKAFGSLFTALTGEDVVLPFTDEDGNQIEILGSSESRTRDVSSNLYYVPDGWRMVATMNTLDKTSLYEMSYAFMRRWAFVHVPVPDDIDGELVEQYVRLWSGVEVDNDRCDVVADTWEIINQSREIGPAIVEDLYRYLESTADSDYASPIALYVVPQLEGLREDELVRFVRRLSNDTPVVRDKLTEFVAEFFGMPESKFEE; encoded by the coding sequence ATGCTCTGTAACTCTGCGACCCGCCAGGATCGCGTCGGCGAGGTCGCTCGCGAACTCAGAACAGTGTTGCCCGCCCCCGAGTCGAAAGAGGATGCCGAAGCGGCGATCCGACAACTCGAAGCCCTCGTCAATGATCTGAAAGCGAACGCAGAAAACAAACGAAAGGCCCCCCAGGCAGGGTATATTCCAGCGTTTCTCTCCTACTTCTGGCATATCCGAGAATCCGATCGAATTCCAATCTACCATCAGTCCAGTCGGAGTGCATACAAGAAACTCGGCATTTGGTCACCAGTCGACAGCCTCGATGCAGCCTATCGAATATTTTGGGAAACGACCGATGAGATACGACAGCTCATCGATGAAAACCGAGACGAGACACCCCATCTCTGGGAAGTCGAATTCGCGATACTGAACTACGATACGCGACCGCACGGTCCAGGAGAGATCGAAGACGACGAAGAACAGTCGAACACCGATGTGGCGGACGAGGAGACGCTCGAGACGTACGCAGCCTACGAGGATACAGGGACGACGCTTCCAGATGACTTTGCAGTGGACGTCACGGATCTCTATTTCCCCGAAATCGACGAATTACGGCAGCGCATCCAGACCGCACTGCAAAATGGGAAACACGTTCTCCTGGTCGGCCCCCCTGGCACTGGGAAAACGAAACTCGCCAAAGAAATCTGCCGAAGTGCAGTCGAGGACGAGTTCAAGATGGCGACTGCAACCGCTGACTGGTCCACGTTCGATACGATCGGTGGCTACCAACCTGATCGAGAAGATAACCTGGTGTTCAAACCAGGAGTGTTCCTTGATCGCTTCCAGAACGACGAGGCACAGCCACAGAATCAGTGGCTGATCGTCGACGAAATCAATCGGGCGGATATCGACAAGGCGTTTGGTTCGCTGTTCACGGCACTCACCGGGGAGGACGTCGTCCTTCCGTTCACTGACGAGGACGGCAACCAGATCGAGATTCTCGGATCGAGTGAGAGTCGAACCCGAGACGTTTCGTCCAACCTGTATTATGTGCCTGACGGATGGCGGATGGTGGCCACGATGAATACGCTCGACAAGACCTCGCTCTACGAGATGAGCTATGCGTTCATGCGGCGGTGGGCCTTCGTTCACGTCCCCGTTCCAGACGACATAGATGGCGAACTCGTCGAACAATACGTCCGCCTCTGGTCAGGCGTTGAGGTTGATAACGATCGGTGCGATGTGGTCGCCGACACGTGGGAGATAATTAATCAATCTCGTGAGATTGGACCGGCGATTGTCGAAGATCTCTACCGATATCTCGAGTCAACGGCTGATAGTGATTATGCATCCCCGATCGCCCTCTACGTGGTTCCACAACTCGAAGGGCTCCGTGAGGATGAACTCGTCCGGTTCGTCCGTCGGCTGAGTAACGACACACCTGTCGTTCGAGACAAACTGACCGAGTTCGTCGCTGAATTCTTTGGCATGCCCGAATCGAAATTTGAGGAGTGA
- a CDS encoding endonuclease/exonuclease/phosphatase family protein, which produces MIALSWNIQGAWPGAPRERVRNQIDFIAEYDDQPDILFFQEVSKYRTEIRDYLAEVGYHTIEDTLDWASELGDSTVQPHQDISHTNGNLTAVRGKAELTRKPLDILGEDFDNVDVKNLNTHYPEKILVTDYEIGGQTIECWNVRAVPGSMKGEEKIKILETVFQRIVDSEERLRLLAGDFNTPDEELCDGQAITHIQDKDPRIRHRWRNAELNILKGLGHAGMIDTFRAINGFGELDVLDVSHATRTDDPLDVPAGEVSGVRFDHIFASTELHLCNSFYDVEGFRYSDHAPLLAEFKL; this is translated from the coding sequence ATGATCGCCCTTTCCTGGAATATCCAGGGTGCGTGGCCGGGAGCTCCCAGAGAGCGGGTTCGGAATCAAATCGATTTCATTGCTGAATACGACGACCAACCCGATATTCTGTTCTTTCAGGAAGTCAGCAAATATCGCACCGAGATCCGCGACTACCTCGCTGAGGTTGGCTATCATACAATCGAAGACACGCTCGATTGGGCCTCGGAACTGGGTGATAGTACCGTACAACCCCATCAAGATATTTCACACACTAATGGGAATTTGACCGCCGTTCGAGGCAAAGCTGAGCTTACCCGTAAACCGCTTGATATCCTCGGAGAGGACTTCGATAACGTGGATGTGAAGAATCTGAACACACATTATCCAGAGAAAATCCTGGTAACTGACTACGAGATCGGGGGCCAAACAATTGAGTGCTGGAACGTCAGAGCAGTTCCCGGAAGTATGAAAGGCGAAGAGAAAATCAAAATTCTCGAAACAGTTTTCCAACGGATTGTCGATTCAGAAGAACGGCTTCGACTACTCGCGGGTGATTTCAATACTCCCGATGAGGAATTGTGTGACGGACAGGCGATCACGCATATCCAGGACAAAGACCCAAGGATTCGCCATCGGTGGCGTAATGCCGAGTTGAATATTCTCAAGGGATTGGGCCACGCCGGGATGATCGATACGTTTCGAGCAATCAACGGGTTCGGTGAACTCGATGTGTTGGACGTGAGCCATGCAACTCGCACGGACGACCCATTAGATGTTCCGGCAGGGGAAGTGAGTGGAGTGAGGTTCGACCACATCTTTGCATCGACTGAGTTGCATCTGTGTAACTCCTTTTACGACGTCGAGGGGTTTCGCTACAGCGACCATGCCCCACTACTCGCGGAGTTCAAACTGTGA
- a CDS encoding WD40/YVTN/BNR-like repeat-containing protein → MTLHIATQDGVYRSQRGDLDDVERVLDSGVTLGVQSFDEHGTFVTSKTGLYRSTASGSTWDRLDVPRPEVYAVTVSPDGTRLYAGTHPAHLYVSTDEGSTWTELDGFQELPSRDRWHTPRHRGESHVRSLGVSSDAPNRVVAGVEVGGVHVSDDNGETWTERRDDLQTAREDDLQYDVHHLLVVSSDEYVASCGGGLYRTRDTGYSWTRLDTGLNQSYFQEAFAHRGTLYAAAQTLPPTLPAGSRYRKQDVDAALFESTDGGDTFEAKSYPGAPDEFICAWTAVDGRVLAGTTEGRVIIRDDGTWTSLGYVPNWIRSLSHGSGE, encoded by the coding sequence ATGACACTGCATATTGCCACACAGGACGGCGTCTACCGTTCGCAACGCGGTGATCTCGACGACGTTGAACGGGTGCTCGATTCAGGGGTCACACTCGGCGTGCAGTCGTTCGACGAACACGGAACGTTCGTTACATCGAAAACTGGCCTGTACCGCTCTACAGCTAGTGGGAGTACCTGGGACCGGCTGGATGTACCACGACCCGAGGTGTACGCCGTTACAGTCAGCCCCGACGGTACCCGGCTGTACGCGGGCACACATCCGGCCCACCTCTACGTCTCGACAGATGAAGGGAGCACGTGGACCGAGCTAGACGGGTTTCAAGAGCTTCCCTCCCGCGATCGCTGGCACACGCCTCGTCATCGGGGGGAATCCCACGTCCGAAGCCTCGGTGTCTCCTCCGACGCTCCGAATCGCGTGGTCGCTGGCGTTGAAGTCGGCGGCGTCCACGTCAGCGATGACAACGGCGAGACGTGGACCGAACGACGCGACGATCTCCAGACCGCGCGAGAAGACGATCTTCAGTACGATGTCCACCATCTACTCGTCGTCTCCAGCGACGAGTACGTCGCATCGTGTGGTGGCGGCCTTTATCGAACCCGCGATACCGGGTACTCGTGGACGCGCCTGGACACCGGACTGAACCAATCGTACTTCCAGGAGGCGTTTGCCCATCGGGGGACGTTGTACGCTGCTGCTCAGACGCTCCCACCAACCCTGCCGGCAGGAAGCAGGTACCGGAAACAGGACGTGGACGCTGCACTGTTCGAATCCACGGACGGTGGAGACACGTTCGAGGCCAAGTCGTACCCTGGTGCACCAGACGAGTTCATTTGCGCCTGGACAGCAGTCGACGGTCGGGTACTCGCTGGGACCACAGAGGGACGAGTGATCATTCGTGACGACGGCACCTGGACCTCGCTCGGCTATGTTCCGAACTGGATTCGGTCGCTTTCACACGGCTCGGGGGAGTGA
- a CDS encoding winged helix-turn-helix transcriptional regulator: MVEPSHAEEFLETILSNEQARPPGSERAAVDNQTMSALLNLLGKKHTIVILHQFATGAGPLRFSDLEEVVDIAPNTLSNRLEELTEIGLLTRKAYNEIPPRVEYNATEKAQDLAPVFWYLGVWTERHEL, from the coding sequence ATGGTCGAACCATCGCATGCCGAAGAGTTTCTCGAGACGATCCTCTCCAACGAGCAGGCACGGCCTCCCGGCTCCGAACGGGCAGCGGTGGACAATCAGACGATGTCTGCACTCCTGAACCTGCTGGGGAAGAAACACACCATCGTGATCCTTCACCAGTTTGCAACCGGGGCGGGGCCGTTACGATTCAGTGATCTGGAGGAAGTAGTCGATATCGCGCCGAACACGCTCTCGAATCGGCTCGAAGAACTGACAGAGATTGGGTTGCTGACGCGGAAAGCGTACAATGAGATCCCGCCCCGCGTCGAATACAATGCCACGGAGAAAGCACAGGATCTTGCTCCAGTATTCTGGTATCTCGGTGTGTGGACCGAACGTCATGAGCTTTAA
- a CDS encoding NADPH-dependent FMN reductase, with protein sequence MTPIGPSNRSRGKTRPHVVAVSGSRRAGSYTRRALREALFGSEAAGGTTELLDLADLQLPPLGPSTDPPRDSETVRRTIREADAVILGTSMYHGSYSGVLKNALDYCGFDEFEDATIGLLVVSGGPFPTPAFGHLRAVCRSLNAWVLPHQAALPRARTVFDESGFTDDDLRDRVRTLGKCAVEYATIEPGRVPEISCREV encoded by the coding sequence ATGACGCCGATCGGTCCATCCAACCGGTCCAGAGGCAAGACCCGGCCACACGTCGTTGCCGTGTCTGGCAGTCGACGCGCCGGGAGTTATACCCGAAGAGCGCTCAGGGAGGCACTGTTCGGAAGTGAAGCAGCTGGCGGAACAACTGAGTTGCTAGACCTGGCAGACTTACAGCTCCCTCCGCTCGGCCCGAGTACGGATCCACCGAGAGACAGCGAAACAGTGAGACGGACGATCCGTGAGGCTGATGCAGTCATCCTGGGGACGTCTATGTATCACGGCTCGTATTCGGGTGTATTGAAGAACGCCCTCGACTACTGCGGATTCGACGAGTTCGAAGACGCGACCATTGGCTTGCTCGTCGTTTCCGGTGGACCATTTCCCACGCCAGCGTTCGGTCATCTTCGCGCCGTTTGCAGGTCGCTGAACGCCTGGGTGCTCCCGCATCAGGCAGCGCTCCCGCGGGCACGTACCGTGTTCGACGAGAGCGGATTCACCGACGATGATCTCCGAGATCGTGTTCGGACACTTGGTAAATGCGCTGTCGAGTATGCCACAATCGAACCGGGACGGGTCCCAGAAATCTCGTGTCGAGAGGTGTGA
- a CDS encoding helix-turn-helix transcriptional regulator has translation MNPDQDGRVNDDSRPPPGSPVFEAIMENERNRRYLGERMDTIGDRIDTELLGDIVRHGPVLEALLREPLDRREIEARLEVSRATSHRYTQWLDEQGFVEKVDGRFQLTWRGEVVVEEVLRFEANVRTAHRLTPLLEVICEDHREFVVEPFVDATVTVAEPNDPYSPVERFIALVNESETFRGFNTTHMAPLILGEFHQQVFEETDTEIIYHPHIVEKLFETYPDRAQEAIDSGHLALRTRDELPYGLALFDDRVGIGGYDETTGLMQVFVDTDAPIACEWAERVYASVRADSSPLDMKPELSR, from the coding sequence ATGAATCCTGATCAGGACGGCCGAGTGAACGATGATAGCCGTCCACCACCTGGCTCACCGGTCTTCGAGGCAATCATGGAAAACGAACGGAATCGTCGCTACCTCGGCGAGCGTATGGACACCATAGGCGACCGCATCGATACAGAACTCCTCGGAGATATCGTCCGCCACGGCCCCGTTCTCGAAGCGTTGCTGAGAGAACCGCTCGATCGCCGAGAAATCGAAGCGCGACTCGAGGTCTCGCGCGCGACGAGCCACCGCTACACGCAGTGGCTCGACGAGCAGGGATTCGTCGAGAAGGTCGATGGCCGATTCCAGCTGACCTGGCGCGGCGAAGTTGTCGTTGAGGAGGTCCTCCGGTTCGAGGCGAACGTGCGGACGGCACACAGACTTACACCGCTTCTCGAGGTCATCTGTGAGGATCACCGAGAGTTTGTCGTCGAACCATTCGTGGACGCGACGGTCACCGTCGCCGAACCCAACGATCCCTACAGTCCAGTCGAGCGGTTCATCGCCCTCGTCAACGAATCAGAGACTTTCCGAGGATTCAACACGACGCACATGGCTCCGCTGATCCTCGGTGAGTTCCACCAGCAAGTGTTCGAGGAAACTGACACTGAGATCATCTACCACCCGCACATCGTGGAGAAACTTTTCGAGACGTATCCCGACCGCGCACAAGAAGCGATCGATAGTGGGCACCTGGCCCTCCGGACGCGTGATGAACTGCCGTACGGTCTCGCTCTCTTTGACGACCGCGTCGGGATCGGAGGCTACGACGAAACCACCGGTCTAATGCAGGTGTTCGTCGATACGGATGCGCCGATTGCATGCGAGTGGGCCGAGCGCGTTTACGCGTCAGTGAGAGCCGATTCCAGCCCACTCGACATGAAGCCAGAATTGAGCCGGTGA